A stretch of DNA from Scomber japonicus isolate fScoJap1 chromosome 19, fScoJap1.pri, whole genome shotgun sequence:
ccaagaggtccggtccggcccagtttccttcttcatttttccttccttccatctgtccttcctacctttcttcctccctgtcgtcttttccttccttccttccatctgcctttcttttccttccttccttcctgtctacttttccttctttccttccatctgtcttcccttccttccttctttccttccttccttccttccttccttcctccctttctcccttccttcctgtcttcttttctttccttcctccctgtcttctttttcttccttccttccatctgcccttccttccttccttccttccttcctttcttattttccttccttccttccttcttgtcttctattctcttccttccatctgtccttgctcccttccttccttcttgtcttgtcttctcttccttccatctgtccttgctccctttctcccttccttcctgtcttcttttctttccttcctccctgtcttcttttccttccttccttccatctgcccttctccttccttccttccttcctttcttattttccttccttccttccttcttgtcttctattctcttccttccatctgcccttgctcccttccttccttcttgtcttgtcttctcttccttccatctgtccttgctccctttcttccttccttccatcttttcttcctgtattatcttccttctcctccttcttttccttccgtccttccttccttttaatgatccggcccaaattgggctgtatgtggcccttgaatgaaaatgagtttgacacttctGGTTTAAATGGTCGCTCATCCTCTAAAGATCAAACCCTGTGCTCTTCAGGCATCTGGACATCTCACGGGAGAGCAGGCGGACCTCCAAGTCTAAGATGAACCGCAAAATCCTGACAGCCATCGTCCAGTGCCTGGTTAACCTGGTATCACTGGACATCTCGGGTCACATCATGCTAGACAACTGCACCGTTCCGCTCTTTGAGGAAGCTATGGGTCGGCCAAGGTGGGTGACCGCCTGCAAAGAtctcacagcagagaagattcagagtgtgtgtgagctttTCTTCAACAgtccatgtttctctcttcttcttttttttttcagcattgAGCCATGTAAGAGCAGTATCTACCCTTTCCAAGAGCTGAAGAGACCCCTGCAGTTTCTGGGCTTATACGACACAACCCTTTGTAATGTGACACACATCCCTGCTTATAAGGtgactttacacacacacacacacacacacacacacacacacactctctctctctttggggCTAGTTGCTGTTGACATAATGATAAGCCATgcaatgtttatttattctaaTCATTTGCTTCCTGATCCAGATGTTGTCCGTCATTATTAACACAGTATCATAGGTGTTAGTTGGGCAATATTGTCATTGCCCAACAGGTTGTAAATGTCAAGGAAATTGATTAAAAAGTAGTGTAATATGccatagggctgggcaattaatagaaaaataatctaaaccgacatttagaaactctaatcgacttaatcttgctcatgtcaattaatggtggtgttcactgttgccatgacagcaaaggttgcatatctgtaaggaatttgaaaacttgtctccagtgatgattttaacccaaaccatgatctttacatcgttctaatcaagtaaactagacattaaccacagcgtcacaccttaaaacatctttattttcactccctaaagatcctcatgtgtgagggcagcagtggaaaatactaaactaaagaaactgtgaaaatacatcattgttcatcaagggtggagggTAAAGggtaatccttcattaatcgtaattgaggttaaaagttcaattagcAGTGATTTAGATTTTGCCATAATGACCCAGCCCTAGTATGCCAAAGAGTTAGACAGCATTGTTTTCAAATTCAGGTCATCCAGCTGAAATTCATCTCATTCTTATAAACTACCATGTGTGACTATGGACTACTTATGGATGGATATGTATTTCTGTTGTTGTAGAGGTTGGGCAGTGACTCATGTTTACCTTTTGTCTCCCATCTTAAAAGAACATATACAAGTTTAAAACTCAAACTGATAGAACAGTAGTTACAGTCTAATGTGGGAGTCTAAACTGCTAAAGGCATCTCAAGATGAATTACAAGAGAATTGAGGAGATGAAAAcaaatctttttaaaatttatttgaGCTGCTCaagataataacaataataataatcttaatTACAATAATActtataatttaaaaagtttatttgcATAGCGGCTTTTGTGCTTCATAActaaataaattacatacacCTTCCAAGTACTTCATATTAAAAGGACGTAAAAGGAGAATAaagcaatgttaaaaaataaataaaacaataacaacacatcaatgtaatataagatggaaaaCAAAATACTAATGCAAATTTAATAtacaaaatcaaatgaaatacagCAAATGAAGAGTGCAGGAGTGCATCAGTATGAAGATGACTGATAGAAAGGCCAAAGCAGTGAAAGCAattaagagatttaaaaaagatttaaaagattACATTCTTTAAAAAGGTGCTGTGTGAACATTGGTAATCCTCATTAAAAGGttttggtgtgtctgtgtgtgtgtttgtgtgtttgtgtttgtgtgtgtgtgtgtgtgtgtgtgtgtgtgtgtgtgtgtgtgtgtgtgtgtgtgatgcttttCAGGTGACTGGATCAAAGAATGAAGACCAGGTCCTAAACGCCATTGAGACTTACACAGAGTTTCGTCCCGAGCTGGCCCACAGAGCCATCAATCAGCTGTTCGACATCGCCAGGATACAACACTGCAGCCAGCTGCTCCGAGCTCTGCAAGTAAGACCAGTTTAAGTCGAGGCTAACGTTACTTTATTTCTCCCTGATTGCGCAATCTCATGCCTGCgtgtcctcctctctgtcctttgtCCCAGCTCGTCATAGCAGCGCTAAAGTGCCATAAGTATGATAAGAGCATCCAGGTGACAGGAAGCGCCGCTCTCTTCTACCTGACCAACACAGAGTACCGCAGCGACCAGAGCGTGAGGTTGCGCCGGGAAGTCATCGAGGTGGTGCTCAATGGGATGGAGCAGTACCAAGAAGTCACTGTAAGTCTATTCTGTGACCTCATCACTACGTCTGAGAAAGCCTTCAGACGTTTTCAAGATGTGATTGGAAAATTTCAGCGTAGAGGATTATGACGTTTGTTGCAACTTCAGCACTCTCCTCGCTCGATCGAGATTTGATGGAGACTCTAAATACAGTAGCCATATTGttctattaatatataatagtatTAGTAATAGTATTCCTGGTTAACATGATGTCTACACAAAAATACCCTCAGCTGTGTTTTTCAGCCATTAGTCTCACAAACATCTGAGGGAACAAATGTGCTCCTTCTATTTGAATCAATCCAGCTCTCTACACACGCAGCGTATCCATTCATACTTTACAAGCATAACTGCAACCTAAAGTGTATTGTTACGCTTCAAATCTATTTTCCTGACACATAGCTACAGTGATTTTCTGTCGGGCCCTGAGTGCTACCAAAATGCACCTGAATGCCTCACACagacagtgatggaggactttaagctgctgctgctctgctgatgtTCTGCTTACTGCTTATCCTACTGTATAAGGGTCAGTGagggttttttgtgtccatgtgccttagtcaaatttaaaggggttaaaatgtgaaaataaatgtacaagtataaataacttgcacacattcttttttgtggacccagcaaaaatagtgtaaccataaaaactttgtaccaaataattcaacttgcttaaaaacactaaattctcaataaaacaccatatcaactggtttggcatgatcttacattacaTTGACATTAATCGTGTCTAAAACTATTTAATCCTCATTCAGATGTCTGAACCTGTGTATCAACATGAAGAAGGAGTGTTCTCCTGttgaaaactaaagaaaacagaaTTGACATATAATATATCTCAGGAATGAATATATGATGCCAAATCAAAGGTTATGAAAGCAAGACAATCTTTATATAGTACATTACATTCCAGAGGAGATTTGGTGTGCTTTACACAGTACATATGCTCtatatgtacacatacacatgcatataaATGTTCAACACAATATAAGAAAATTAATCCAATGCACAGTaagtgtttaacccttacatacagtTCATATTCTAACCCGGCTTACATATTCTTTATAATTAGTGTCTATATGACATTTTCAACCACAGATatattttgtgttctttttttaaatttagatttgATACTATTACAATCACAAGCACTCTATGTTATGATTTTATATGATCTAAAATGAGAACATAACAgccataattatttctgttaattGATTGAAAAAGTAAAGTACAACAACATTTGAATGGTAGGCTTCACGATAACCTTTAACACCCTCTATGTGCAAAAGTGTATACCAGATTCACAagaatcaatcatttaaaaaaaaaatatttacagttttgAACATTTTAGTTCACTGTAAGAAAAGTctcatttagtttagtttaagtttaaataatgtagtttatgtgtttttagaaggaaaaaaattcaaatgtcaaacttgaaactgaacagtatgtacagtaaggGTTAATGTTGGAGCATATCTAATGAGCTATTCCAGCAGCTGAGACCACACAAACAAaagtatgtatatgtataagatgcagtctattttgggggggggggtgtcatgctttttttttatacttataaaaaaatactttaaaacacaatcaaaatacacatattacacctgaaacagtgtgtcaggttaatggttaatggtctgGTAATGATTTGCTCAAATGAACTGGACCGGTCAGACCAGGTTTGGATAaggctgagtttcaattaaagcttttaaaagaacacagtaacttaaCATAATTGATACAGTGTGTACCTATGTGCTTACTGAGTCctaaaaactcttcatcagagctgtcactttctccctcctccctcctaacaGGTCCAGAGGAACTGCTGCTTGACTCTGTGTAACTTCAGTATTCCTGAGGAGCTGGAATTCCAGTACAGTCGCGTCAACCAGCTGCTGCTTAAAATCCTGGAGCCAGCCAGGCAGGAGGAGTCCATCCAGAGAATCGCTGTGCACCTCTGCAACGCTTTGGTCTGCCAGGTGGACAACCATCACAAGGAGGCTGTGGGAAAGATGGGATTTGTCAAGGTAACACGCTCACATCAGCACAGCCCCTTACCCAGTCAGTCAGAAACCCTCTCAGACAGCTGGCAGCTCATTGTGTGTCATCAattttttatgtgatttttttccttcttcctccctttttcacAGACAATGTTGAATTTAATTCAGAAGAAGCTACAGGACAAAATGGTAAGTCTTAACTTTTAATCCTCTTTTGATGTTTCCAGTTTTAGCCTGACTCAGCTGTTTACCATTGGGCACGTTATTTGGTAGAATATTACATCACAGCTCAGGAGACAGTTGACAGGTCATAAAATCAGCATGTTTCCTCTATGTTggtctaactgtgtgtgtgtgtgtgtgtgtgtgtgtgtgtgtgtgtgtgtgtgtgtgtgtgtgtgtgtgtgtgtgtgtgtgtgtgtgtgtgtgtgtgtgtgtgtgtgtgtgtgtgtgtgtgtgtgtgtgtttcctctcagtgTGACCAGGTGATGGAGTTTTCCTGGAGCGCTCTGTGGAACATCACCGACGAAACGCCCGACAACTGTCAGATGTTCCTCAACTGTCGGGGCATGAGTCTGTTTCTGGAGTGTCTACAGGTCAGTCTGCTGTACATTCACTTCACTGCCACCGTGTACTAGATGAATTATCATGATTTGAGACTATAACGCCAGTAATCTGTATGATAAAATCAACTCTCCTCTCTTGTGTCATCTTCCTCCAGGAGTTTCCAGACAAGCAGGAGCTGCACCGCAACATGCTGGGGCTTTTGGGAAATGTGGCTGAGGTCAAAGCTCTAAGGCCGCAGCTGCTCACCCCACAGTTCATCACTGTATTCAGGTAAGAGTGCTGCTCCAACCAGCAGAGGGTAAAGTGATTCCAGTATTGACAGAGCTGCTAAAACCCTCGCTGTTAacactttttgtgtttgtgtcacagtTCTTCTTCTCAGTTcttcctgtaataaaaaaaaaaaaacacatataagaAGTGTGCCCATTAGACTGTCTTTGAAATACAGGTTGGATATTATGTACAAACATAGCTAACTTTGACTCAGCTTGAATTAACCAGGATCAGCATAGCAAATATGTGACAATCATTTATCTATATAGAGTATTGAATCTTTATGCATCACCACCATCTTCACTCTAGTTGCTTTAAGTGTAACCTGCATTCACTCTCATATCTGTACAATAACTTAGCTTGGCTCAAAGACTGGACACAAGTGGAAAAATCTAGCCAGGTTCTGTCCAAAGGTGACACATTTCTTGGCTGGGAGCAGTGACTTCCTGAAGTTTTaagctggttgcctggcaacctcatGGTGACAGCAATAATCCATGGTACATAAACCTTAAGAAAAGTGCAACTTGTTACATGTTAATGAGTGAGGGGCTGGTAGGTGGACAACCAGTGAATATATGCAGCTCAGCTATCCAGCTCCTAGTTGCAACCttgtattgtttattgtttattatgtaTAGTATTTAGAGATTATTTATAGAATGTAAAGTTGAGCCTAACCCTTACCATAACTTTACCAGACAGATTGAGTGGTTCCATCCTCTCATTTAATTCTATGCAAGGAAGTGAATTCTTCAAACTATAAACTATTGCTTTAAAGCCACAACATCATATTGTACaggaaatgtgtcattttattttgtgtgtagaCTCTGCAGTTGAGGCTTAAAGTCAAGTCAGGTGTAGGCAGGTGAAAAACACATGTTGTTAGTTACTGTACCATAGcagtctccatgacaacaggtTTGCAAAACTACCCACAGAAGAAAAAGTATGGCAATTGTCAATACTGATAAACTACATAAACCATGCATTGGTTTTAGTCACATGATCTGTCTATTTTCTATATATATCTGATACTTTGACAGTAACCTGCTGGACAGTAAGGCAGACGGGATCGAGGTGTCATACAACGCGTGTGGCGTTCTCTCACACATCATGTTTGACGGGCCCGAGGTTTGGTCCATGGAAGAGCCCCGAAGAGACACGGTGATGGACAAGATGTGGGACGCCATCCAGAGCTGGGACGTCAGCTCACGCCGCAACATCAACTACAGGTGACCATCTATTGACTGAAGATGAATAGTAACTTAAAATAAAGTATGCTAGAGGCAGAAGTGAGTTAAAGTGACAGGTGTGTTGTCGCTGGTATTTCCTCTGTCTGAATTTTTAAACTGAGTTTGGTCTGTCAGGTCATTCGAGCCCATCTTGCGGCTGCTGCCTCAGAGCATCGCCCCCGTCAGTCAGCACTGGGCCACATGGGCTCTCTACAACCTGGTGTCAGTTTACCGTGAGTATCTGGAGGCTTTCAAACCAGGCACAGTATGAAGTGTTTCCACCATTTTGACATGTTCCTGATCCTGAAACCCTCATAGTTCACTTATTCCAATCCCTACACTGCATTAACACAATGTTACATCCTCTATTGTGTAACTCATAATTTAGCACTATAAAATTATTCTGCTGTCCTGCACACAATAATGCACATTTATCAGTCTCATAATCTTTCTAAATACATTGATTGTCTATCTGCAGCAAGCAAGTACTGTCCTCTGCTGATAAAAGAAGGAGGAATAAGCCTTTTGGAGAAAGTTCTGGAGCTCGACAGCTCACAGCCAGAGACAAAGGACATGGCCAGGTAAGACTGACTTAAAAGTCTCATTGTTGTGTACTTTTgatgtgtcagtgttgtttgctttttctgACAAAATCAGTTCCACAGTTGATGACTTagacacagcagcaggaaataCTAGTTGTACTGGTTTCTGACATCTCAGCCACTAATTTGCCTAATTTTAAGATAGGAGATGAACAGAGCTAAACAGTTTGAGTTACAGACTGACAGCTTTCTTTAACAGGCCGCTATTAGCTCAACTAGTACACTGTGGATGAGAGACTGTGGACAAAGCAGATCAAAATATCACTTTTCTACATGTTTATGCCTGTTGATGATGCGATTAATGACTTTCATTGGCTTTTTACTCGAAAAGCTTTTATCGTAGTTACAACAACAAGTTGTCAAATGTTATCTTTCACTGCTGTCcactctggtgtgtgtgtgtgtgtgtgtgtgtgtgtgtgtgtgtgtgtgtgtgtgacacactgacacagagcagaggagagagagacagaaatattAGAACCAGGTGTCAGAGGTCATCCTCAGTCATCAGTTATTTATTGATGCTGCAGTCATTTAAATGCATAGAAACACAATGGCATTTGTACCTAAAGACTCTAAAGTGGATTGCATCAGTGACACCACAGAACAGGACAGAACAGAAcaaaatagaatagaacagaatagttTTAAGGGTGTTTTCAAACCTATAGTTGGTTTGCTGTAGTTCTCCCTTAGACTCAGGGTCTTGGTTATTGTGGTCCTCACTTGAGTGCTACATATGCAATTACTGTGCTCAGACCTGATCAAATCAATCACACCAaggcagaaaacaaacaaactaaacaaagcTCTTGGACTGGACAGAAGCCACCATGTGTCTCACCTATGAAACATTTTCTATCTTCCAGGAAAGTCATGGAGCAGTGTGAAACGTTCAAAGAAGACCCCATGGAAACAAACCATGGACAGGAGGTAAACTATGGACAGAGAGGTTGAACCACAGGAGCCCAGGTTCCCAGTAAACATCAAGCAAAACCAACCTAAGGCCCCTCCTACCGTCATCACCACAAGGGTCAATGTgtgcattcttcttcttcttctcattattattattattattattattattattattattattattttgtagaGCAGAAAAGTGACCCTCTTCACAGCAGTTTGGACAAAAAAACTTAATATATGACACATAGGAGTTAAGATGTGGTGCatggtgttcttttttttttgtgagggtGCTCACCTGTGCTGCACATAAGCATCTCTTCTGTTGGGGATGGGTTTGTGGGGGTGGGTGATTGTTAtctctaagtgtgtgtgtgtgtgtgtgtgtgtgtgtgtgtgtgtgtgcgtgcgtgcgtgtgtgtgtgtcaaagatTTAACGACAGAACAAAGCAGTTGGAGTGACACTTGATTCTCAAGCGGAAGGACACAAAAAGCCCGCCGCAGTTCACTACCATTAACTGTGTGACATTGATCGAAAGGCTATAAAAGCCACGCAATGTCCCGCGCCGAAATGCAGAGGTGGCAGCTCTCAGCCTGCTCGCAGAGGCCACCGAGGCTGCGGACACGTGTACAGTGAAAAATTAGCCATCATGCTTGTAGGCTGCAGAGAAACATCACACTGATGTCGGGAGAGAGAGGTCTTCCCAGATGGACTTCTTTTtgttatatatgtaaatattctCTTTTGTCTCATCcttttactgtgtgtatgttttataaTATAACTGTAAACACTCATGACTTTACTCCATATTTAAATTTGTTTAGGTTTCACTGACAATGTGGTCAGTGCTAAGAAACTATAGACAGAACACCCAATCATTCAAATGTAGAAATTTAGTCTAGCAATCCtggattctttttttaacagatcATTTAGATGTAGATCAAcctctcttctgttttttttttttttattatctggcATTTGAACCTCGTTCTGTTCATTATTCTTCCTGGAAGCGGCCTTGAGCTCCAACTACGAGTGAGGTCAAAGCACCTGAAGTGATCACTCTATTTAGTCGAAAGTATGTGGACACCAAATTTTACCATGAGCAGAACCAAGAGTATGAAGACTTGGCCTCAACCCTATCCTTTGTGATGAACAGGAATGCAGATGGAAAGCATAGGTTTCACTCAATCAACCAGTTTGCACACAGTGGTTGTAGTTGTTCAGAACAGCAGAGGAGGGATATATATCGTTGAAATGGAGCACAGTTTTTCTGATACTCTCTCCTGAAAGACATTCTCTGTGGTCTTTCACGTAAACAGTGGCAGAAATAGTTgagtaaagaaaaaataaacagcacGACAAAGCTGTCCAATTGCAGCGTGAAGCGGGTGTGATACTCAACCTCCCCAATCCAATGTTGGAAAGGTCGTGAGGAAGGTTTCTGAAGCTATTTGACTAATTGAGTATGGTGGTCCAACCTTTCTGTTGAACCTCACTAACGCTATCGTGACTTGAAAGGGAGCAAATCCTTCCAGATAGAGTTCCAACATCTGGTGAAAAGCCTGAAACCTGAAGACTGGCGAGTGGTTTAGAACATGTTCAATCATTATATATGGTAGGAATGTTTGAGGCCTTTTGTTTCTGCTCACTCAGTACTTCATTGATACTAGATACTGGATGGTGGTGGGCCCTACACAAtatctctgttctctctctgcatgGACCAAAAGATGAGTTGTCATCGATGATTTTGCGGTCTCATGTCTACGTAGTTCATCATACATAAATGTTACAGACATGTAACACTGTCGGCAGCATCTCAAATCCTCTCCGATGGTATGTCCTCAAGCTCAGCCGTGCTCCCAGTGGCCAAGTATGATGCCAggcaataaaaaagaaagaagaggttGTAAGAACCAGTTGTCCTTTAACAACACCTGATGACCCGTCAGCTTTACTGGTTGGTCAACATGCTGCTAACTAACCGCTTCACTTAAGTCAAACTTTTTTCTTGAAAAgatgatggga
This window harbors:
- the zer1 gene encoding protein zer-1 homolog — protein: MAAKAGDNPDSLMTLATVFCLRNLRKTMCYQGFSNKLCLRSDIFLPSEICDKLVNTYMELVHTDSNFEPEESFFQLFSDPRSTRLTRVQLREDFVRDRDLEAIRKQDLIELHLTYCNSLSSRSLKTLTCFRETLVSLCLFGCSRIFYRKGGAPLACNEDTEDEEDESPASRQALETDFNFQGFNRLRLLNLGGLPDEVDAETLLKPLKSLTLLDLSNVQLLGTAFLTQWKDRLASLVLYNVDLSEELVNTVVELVNLRHLDISRESRRTSKSKMNRKILTAIVQCLVNLVSLDISGHIMLDNCTVPLFEEAMGRPSIEPCKSSIYPFQELKRPLQFLGLYDTTLCNVTHIPAYKVTGSKNEDQVLNAIETYTEFRPELAHRAINQLFDIARIQHCSQLLRALQLVIAALKCHKYDKSIQVTGSAALFYLTNTEYRSDQSVRLRREVIEVVLNGMEQYQEVTVQRNCCLTLCNFSIPEELEFQYSRVNQLLLKILEPARQEESIQRIAVHLCNALVCQVDNHHKEAVGKMGFVKTMLNLIQKKLQDKMCDQVMEFSWSALWNITDETPDNCQMFLNCRGMSLFLECLQEFPDKQELHRNMLGLLGNVAEVKALRPQLLTPQFITVFSNLLDSKADGIEVSYNACGVLSHIMFDGPEVWSMEEPRRDTVMDKMWDAIQSWDVSSRRNINYRSFEPILRLLPQSIAPVSQHWATWALYNLVSVYPSKYCPLLIKEGGISLLEKVLELDSSQPETKDMARKVMEQCETFKEDPMETNHGQEVNYGQRG